In the Chroococcidiopsis sp. SAG 2025 genome, one interval contains:
- a CDS encoding long-chain fatty acid--CoA ligase, with translation MLWSNKIYTAPPNSGNVLLGRTLPSLLDEACDRVPNSRALNQWTEQGWQPLSERAFRTAAEEVALGLSNLGLEKGDRVALLMHSDVNFCIVDMGCLLAQLIDVPIDLTQTLENIVFITQHSEAKALIVSNLDLLDHIIPYLSSTPDLQIAIVADVPLDWQGQSKHPRSLQIFSLAEIRQRGQAQMSDERRQQLRASLTANDLATIIYIPGATGKPQGVMLTHENLSANALAMFSGIPDLELGAKEVVLSFLPLTHVFARVFFYGHMNYGHSVYFTTPNRVMKHLKEVQPTIFATVPLLLEKIYQRILETSSQAPQRETAKSVKYDLLPRFRTFAAQMFQKKQETPQQKFRLSSLRWLPPTQFKLPHWQASLTAWKSLQTEQTQRLIDWAIALAQQYELGRSPSGKYDWMLKLADRLVFSRWRGVFGGHLKYAICGGAALKAEIANLFAAARVTILQGYGLTETSSAVACNRGCFNRAGTVGVPLPGIEVAIASDGEILVRGPYVTQGYYKNPEATQQAIDSEGWFHTGDLGEFTADGFLKIVGLKKSHFKLSTGKYVTPLPLEHKLEQSPLVAKAVALGAERKFCAMLIFPDFNNLRQQAQLLKLDLPDAELLNHPCILALYQALVDEANCHLPYWSLVKRFQLINATLSVENGMLTPSGEVKRARIAEMFAREINALYGQEDSKRRETQRHEQLNLCPPIPSSTCPAYAQSLSQGVERIRNSEFGIRN, from the coding sequence ATGTTGTGGTCTAACAAAATTTACACAGCCCCTCCCAACTCTGGGAATGTGTTGTTGGGACGCACATTGCCTTCATTATTAGATGAAGCCTGCGATCGCGTTCCCAATTCCCGTGCTTTAAACCAATGGACGGAACAAGGTTGGCAACCTTTATCCGAGCGAGCCTTTCGGACTGCGGCTGAAGAAGTAGCACTCGGTTTGTCGAACTTAGGGTTAGAGAAGGGCGATCGCGTTGCCCTCCTCATGCATAGCGATGTTAACTTTTGCATAGTTGACATGGGCTGCTTGCTAGCTCAACTGATTGACGTACCGATCGATCTCACCCAAACGTTAGAAAATATTGTTTTTATTACGCAACACAGCGAAGCCAAAGCACTGATCGTTTCTAACCTCGACTTACTCGACCACATCATACCTTACTTAAGCAGCACGCCCGATCTACAAATCGCGATTGTTGCCGATGTTCCCCTCGATTGGCAGGGACAATCCAAGCACCCTCGATCGCTCCAAATCTTTTCCTTAGCAGAGATACGGCAGCGAGGACAAGCTCAGATGTCAGACGAGAGGCGACAACAGCTACGCGCATCGCTAACAGCCAACGACTTAGCCACCATCATTTATATCCCTGGAGCCACTGGTAAGCCCCAAGGAGTGATGCTGACTCACGAAAATCTTTCTGCTAATGCCCTAGCAATGTTTAGTGGAATTCCCGATTTGGAACTGGGTGCAAAGGAGGTCGTACTTTCATTTTTACCCTTAACTCATGTTTTTGCCCGTGTCTTTTTCTACGGTCACATGAATTACGGGCATAGCGTTTACTTCACCACTCCTAACCGAGTGATGAAACATCTCAAAGAGGTACAACCAACAATATTTGCTACCGTGCCTCTGTTGCTGGAAAAAATCTATCAGCGAATTTTAGAAACAAGTAGTCAGGCTCCACAACGAGAGACAGCGAAGAGTGTCAAATATGACTTGCTGCCCCGCTTTCGGACTTTCGCCGCGCAGATGTTTCAGAAGAAACAAGAAACTCCACAGCAAAAATTCCGTTTATCCTCTCTGCGGTGGTTGCCCCCAACTCAATTCAAGTTACCGCATTGGCAAGCCTCTCTCACCGCTTGGAAATCGTTACAAACAGAACAAACTCAACGTCTGATCGATTGGGCGATCGCCCTTGCCCAACAGTACGAACTGGGACGGTCACCGAGCGGCAAATACGACTGGATGCTGAAACTAGCAGATCGGCTGGTATTTTCTAGATGGCGTGGTGTATTTGGCGGTCATCTCAAATATGCGATTTGTGGTGGTGCTGCTTTGAAAGCCGAGATTGCTAACCTGTTTGCTGCTGCCAGAGTCACGATTCTACAAGGCTATGGTTTGACAGAGACGAGTTCGGCAGTTGCCTGCAATCGGGGTTGCTTCAACCGAGCTGGAACAGTAGGAGTGCCTTTGCCTGGGATAGAAGTGGCGATCGCCTCTGATGGTGAAATTTTAGTCAGGGGACCTTACGTGACGCAAGGCTACTATAAAAACCCCGAAGCTACCCAGCAGGCGATCGACTCTGAAGGCTGGTTTCATACGGGTGATTTGGGAGAGTTTACCGCCGATGGTTTTCTGAAAATCGTTGGATTAAAGAAAAGCCACTTCAAACTTTCAACAGGTAAATACGTCACGCCACTACCGTTAGAACACAAGTTAGAACAATCTCCTCTGGTAGCAAAAGCCGTTGCACTGGGGGCAGAACGTAAATTCTGTGCGATGCTAATTTTTCCCGATTTCAACAACCTGCGCCAACAAGCTCAACTCTTGAAACTCGACCTACCAGATGCAGAATTATTGAACCATCCCTGTATTCTCGCCCTCTACCAGGCTTTAGTAGATGAAGCTAACTGCCATTTGCCTTACTGGTCTTTAGTTAAACGCTTTCAGCTCATCAACGCTACACTCAGCGTCGAGAACGGAATGCTGACCCCCAGTGGAGAAGTAAAACGCGCCAGGATCGCTGAAATGTTTGCTCGAGAAATTAATGCTTTATATGGTCAAGAAGATTCCAAACGACGAGAGACACAGCGTCACGAACAACTCAACCTATGTCCTCCCATACCTTCATCCACCTGTCCTGCGTATGCTCAATCGTTAAGTCAGGGAGTAGAGAGAATTCGGAATTCGGAATTCGGAATTCGGAATTAA
- a CDS encoding acetyl-CoA C-acyltransferase — MKEAYIVSSIRTAVGKAPRGTLRHVRPDDMGAVAVKGAIARVEGLAPEYIDDIIIGCAFPEAEQGFNLGRVIAQRAGLPDSVAGCTVNRFCASGLQTIAMAAQAIATGQAEIMVAGGAESMSLIPMGGHYLAPNPEVLAETPQAYCTMGITAENVAQQYGVSRQEQDVFALRSHQKALVAIRQGRFAEEIIPLPVRETLYIDGKPQVVEQVFQLDEGPRADTSLEALARLQPVFRHGGAVTAGNSSQTSDGAAATVLMSQRWVNKFGVKPLGRMLGYAIAGVPPEIMGIGPVEAVPKVLKQVGLSLDDIGLIELNEAFAAQSLAVIRKLGLNEEIVNVNGGAIALGHPLGCTGAKLTATLLHEMKRRSIRYGLVTMCVGGGMGAAAVFENLI, encoded by the coding sequence ATGAAAGAAGCCTATATTGTCAGCAGCATTCGGACTGCGGTGGGAAAAGCGCCACGCGGTACGCTACGCCACGTTCGCCCCGATGACATGGGCGCGGTGGCAGTCAAAGGCGCGATCGCTCGCGTCGAAGGACTTGCACCAGAATATATTGACGACATCATTATCGGCTGTGCGTTTCCAGAAGCGGAACAGGGATTCAATTTGGGTCGAGTTATTGCTCAGCGGGCGGGTTTGCCTGATTCAGTGGCGGGTTGTACTGTCAATCGTTTTTGTGCTTCTGGACTCCAGACGATCGCGATGGCAGCTCAAGCGATCGCCACGGGACAAGCGGAAATTATGGTGGCTGGTGGAGCCGAATCGATGAGTTTGATTCCGATGGGGGGACACTATCTCGCTCCCAATCCAGAAGTATTGGCAGAGACTCCACAAGCTTACTGTACGATGGGGATTACGGCTGAAAACGTAGCCCAACAGTACGGAGTTTCGCGCCAGGAACAAGATGTTTTTGCGCTGCGATCGCATCAGAAAGCTTTAGTTGCAATTCGGCAAGGTCGTTTTGCTGAAGAAATTATCCCGCTTCCGGTACGCGAAACTCTCTATATTGATGGCAAGCCGCAGGTCGTGGAGCAAGTTTTTCAGCTCGATGAAGGTCCTCGCGCCGATACCAGTCTGGAAGCATTGGCGCGGTTGCAACCTGTTTTTCGCCACGGTGGAGCGGTTACAGCTGGCAACTCATCTCAAACTTCGGATGGAGCAGCAGCGACGGTGTTAATGAGTCAGCGCTGGGTCAACAAATTCGGTGTAAAACCTCTAGGACGGATGTTAGGGTATGCAATCGCCGGAGTTCCCCCAGAAATTATGGGGATCGGTCCAGTTGAGGCTGTGCCGAAAGTGTTGAAGCAAGTGGGTTTAAGCTTGGACGATATCGGGTTAATCGAGCTGAATGAAGCCTTTGCCGCTCAAAGCTTAGCAGTAATTCGCAAGCTCGGTTTAAATGAGGAAATTGTCAATGTCAACGGCGGCGCGATCGCCCTCGGTCATCCTCTAGGTTGCACGGGTGCGAAGCTGACAGCCACCCTGCTGCACGAAATGAAACGGCGCAGCATTCGCTATGGTCTGGTGACAATGTGCGTTGGTGGTGGTATGGGAGCAGCGGCAGTGTTTGAGAATTTGATTTGA
- a CDS encoding 2OG-Fe dioxygenase family protein yields the protein MLNLSKPQEFNCLASYVLEMVNAVKLEQLQPFFEFLPADPYLVGNYRFRNLSHFQIAGDRLIKLPHRQLFQSKAYNPILGDVIREYPELDERLVASADFQKIVWEFFQFCQLCTNFNEVAVHQIRTTASSQQLGNPAPEGIHRDGVELVGIFSVNRTGIEGGETHLYPEKDGRPAFSKILNPGEFLVFRDSQYFHYTSPVKATTSELGVRDVFVLTCPGLFPPESGVGEKGAIGS from the coding sequence ATGCTGAATTTATCAAAACCACAAGAATTTAATTGTCTAGCCAGCTATGTTTTAGAAATGGTGAATGCTGTTAAGCTAGAACAATTACAACCATTTTTCGAGTTCTTGCCAGCCGATCCATATTTAGTAGGCAACTATCGTTTTAGAAACCTTTCTCACTTTCAAATAGCTGGCGATCGCCTGATAAAATTACCCCACAGGCAGCTATTTCAATCGAAAGCATATAACCCAATTTTGGGAGATGTTATCAGAGAGTATCCAGAACTCGACGAGCGCCTAGTTGCGTCGGCAGATTTTCAAAAAATTGTGTGGGAATTTTTCCAGTTTTGCCAGCTTTGTACCAACTTCAATGAAGTTGCAGTGCATCAAATTAGAACCACAGCTTCTTCTCAGCAACTCGGCAATCCTGCCCCTGAAGGAATTCATCGCGATGGAGTCGAACTCGTCGGCATTTTCTCTGTCAATAGAACCGGAATTGAAGGGGGAGAAACGCACCTTTATCCAGAGAAAGATGGTCGTCCCGCTTTTAGCAAAATTCTTAATCCTGGTGAATTTTTAGTTTTTAGAGATAGTCAATACTTCCACTACACTTCGCCTGTCAAAGCGACTACTTCTGAACTAGGAGTTAGGGATGTTTTTGTCCTCACATGTCCTGGTTTGTTTCCTCCTGAGTCGGGAGTCGGGGAGAAGGGAGCGATCGGGAGCTGA
- a CDS encoding acyl-CoA dehydrogenase: MNPIDSAITSLSFANALPALIFLFFVLGYIGVPLWLWSLYFVLVLSAWNLPIWVWLLFGVVATILNFPVLRRSLVTSPIISAIKAFNLLPNISATEQAAIEAGNVWVDGEFFSGQPNFHRINSEPYPQVTPELQAFLDGPVEQVCRMVSDWEIYRRKDLPPEVWAYLRQERFFGMMIPREYGGLGFSNFAYSAVMMKLASRSFTHTATVGVTNSLGPAKLLLRYGTPAQKDYYLPKLAQGDAIPCFALTEPQAGSDAGSITSEGVVFQAEDGKLYLRLNFRKRYITLGAIATLIGLAFRLRDPENLLGKGEDIGITCALIPADTPGVVLGRRHDPMGVPFYNSPVEGHDVVISIDQVIGGVEQVGQGWKMLMQSLAAGRGISFPATCTGVAKLVARVTGAHATVRQQFGLPIGRFEGVEEPLARIGGLTYLMDAARTYTCGAVDRGEQPAVISAIAKYNLTELSRQIINDGMDILGGSGICRGPRNLLANIYIATPISITVEGANILTRTMMIFGQGAIRCHPYVYAEVIALKQSDVSAFDRAFWHHVGFMVRNGCRALLLSLSRGYLARPPVSGATAKYYRKLEWAAATFAWLTDLVLFCFGGTLKRREKLTGRFADILSWMYLATATLRRFEAEGCTEDLPFVRWAVEYALAQIQFGFEGIFSNLSVPILGSLFRGPMTWWWRLNAIGSLPSDRLGSDIARSLQTLGQQRDRLTAGIYLPTDSSEALGRLERAFLLTSQAEPALKTIKAASREGKLPSGKPEQLVTAAREAEIITLEEAELIRAAEIARNEAIQVDTFTLLEYQQGVEDRQEQLKLIDRAALLPK; the protein is encoded by the coding sequence ATGAACCCGATCGATTCGGCGATAACTTCGTTAAGCTTCGCTAACGCGCTCCCTGCACTAATTTTCCTATTTTTTGTACTGGGTTACATTGGCGTTCCTCTATGGCTGTGGTCGCTGTATTTTGTCCTGGTACTATCAGCGTGGAATCTGCCAATTTGGGTGTGGTTGCTGTTTGGTGTGGTGGCAACGATCTTGAATTTCCCTGTGTTACGGCGATCGCTCGTCACATCTCCCATCATTTCCGCTATTAAAGCTTTTAATCTCCTACCAAACATCTCTGCAACCGAACAAGCGGCGATCGAGGCGGGGAACGTTTGGGTAGATGGTGAGTTCTTTTCCGGTCAACCTAATTTTCACAGGATTAACAGCGAACCCTATCCCCAAGTTACGCCAGAACTTCAAGCATTTCTCGATGGACCAGTAGAACAAGTTTGCCGCATGGTCAGCGATTGGGAAATTTACCGTCGTAAGGATTTACCACCGGAAGTCTGGGCATATCTCAGACAAGAACGCTTCTTCGGGATGATGATCCCCAGAGAGTATGGCGGTTTGGGCTTTTCTAACTTTGCCTACAGCGCCGTGATGATGAAGCTGGCATCGCGATCGTTCACCCACACGGCGACAGTTGGAGTGACGAACTCCCTCGGTCCGGCGAAGTTGCTGCTGCGATATGGTACTCCAGCTCAAAAAGACTATTATCTGCCCAAACTAGCTCAGGGGGATGCAATTCCCTGTTTCGCCCTGACCGAACCCCAAGCAGGCTCGGATGCGGGTAGCATTACTTCTGAAGGAGTCGTGTTTCAAGCTGAAGATGGAAAACTCTATCTGCGCTTGAATTTCCGCAAACGCTATATTACTCTGGGCGCGATCGCCACTTTAATCGGACTGGCGTTTCGCCTCCGCGATCCAGAAAATTTGTTGGGTAAAGGAGAGGATATAGGCATCACCTGCGCTTTAATTCCGGCGGATACGCCTGGTGTGGTTTTGGGACGGCGACACGATCCGATGGGAGTTCCGTTTTACAATTCTCCGGTTGAAGGACATGATGTCGTCATCTCCATCGACCAAGTTATCGGTGGTGTCGAACAGGTGGGTCAGGGTTGGAAAATGTTGATGCAGAGCCTTGCTGCGGGTCGGGGCATCAGCTTTCCTGCTACCTGTACCGGAGTTGCTAAACTTGTCGCCAGAGTGACGGGCGCTCACGCAACAGTGCGACAGCAGTTTGGACTGCCAATCGGTCGGTTTGAAGGGGTTGAGGAACCCCTAGCTCGGATTGGAGGGCTGACATATTTGATGGATGCCGCTCGGACTTATACTTGTGGTGCAGTCGATCGCGGCGAGCAACCGGCGGTAATTTCGGCGATCGCTAAGTACAACCTGACAGAACTCTCGCGTCAAATTATCAATGACGGGATGGATATTCTCGGTGGCTCTGGTATTTGTCGCGGACCCAGAAACCTGCTCGCAAATATCTACATTGCCACTCCGATCTCGATTACGGTTGAAGGCGCGAATATCCTCACTCGCACGATGATGATCTTCGGTCAAGGAGCGATCCGCTGTCATCCTTACGTCTATGCTGAAGTTATTGCCCTCAAACAGTCGGATGTCTCGGCTTTCGATCGCGCCTTTTGGCATCACGTTGGATTCATGGTGCGTAATGGTTGCCGCGCCTTACTGCTGAGTCTTTCCCGTGGCTATCTCGCCCGTCCGCCTGTATCTGGAGCGACTGCTAAATACTACCGCAAACTCGAATGGGCAGCCGCGACTTTTGCTTGGCTGACCGATCTGGTTCTCTTCTGTTTTGGTGGCACATTGAAGCGGCGAGAAAAACTCACCGGACGATTTGCCGATATTCTTTCTTGGATGTATTTGGCAACAGCTACCCTGCGCCGATTTGAGGCAGAAGGTTGCACGGAAGATTTACCTTTTGTCCGCTGGGCAGTGGAATATGCCTTAGCTCAGATTCAGTTTGGATTTGAGGGAATTTTCAGTAACCTGTCCGTACCAATTCTCGGTAGTTTATTCCGAGGACCCATGACTTGGTGGTGGCGGCTCAATGCGATCGGTTCTTTACCCTCTGACCGTTTAGGCAGTGACATTGCCCGTAGCCTTCAGACACTAGGACAGCAACGCGATCGACTCACCGCAGGTATTTATCTTCCCACCGATTCGAGTGAAGCTTTGGGAAGATTGGAACGCGCTTTTCTCTTAACATCGCAAGCCGAACCAGCACTTAAAACTATCAAAGCTGCCAGTCGTGAAGGTAAGCTGCCGTCAGGAAAACCGGAGCAGCTAGTTACAGCAGCACGTGAGGCTGAGATAATTACTCTAGAAGAGGCTGAGCTAATTCGTGCAGCAGAAATTGCTCGTAATGAAGCAATTCAAGTAGATACATTTACACTTTTGGAATACCAACAAGGAGTAGAGGATCGACAAGAACAACTGAAACTGATAGATCGAGCGGCTTTGTTGCCTAAATAG
- a CDS encoding alpha/beta hydrolase, which produces MKNIAGTFKGAGGLSLYYQSWHPQDRSRAVVAIVHGLGAHSGLFLPAVEYLVSLGYAVYAFDLRGHGHSPGQRGHINRWTEFREDLSAFLQQIWQQEPNCPCFVWGHSLGGAIVLDYALRSPQGLRGAIVTAPALGKVGVSRLKLAIGRVFSRVYPRLSLKVGLNHNASSRNPSIISAYSQDPLRHEYGSARLATEFFAAVDWIENHASELQIPLLLLHGSADQVTHPESSWLFCERVTYPDKKCYEYPGSYHDLYADTNYQEVLVDIGKWLEQHLQEMDDSQAA; this is translated from the coding sequence ATGAAAAACATTGCAGGAACCTTCAAGGGCGCTGGTGGATTAAGCCTCTATTACCAAAGCTGGCATCCCCAAGATCGATCGCGGGCTGTGGTGGCGATCGTGCATGGTTTGGGAGCGCATAGCGGTCTATTTCTACCTGCTGTAGAGTACTTAGTGTCTCTAGGTTATGCAGTCTATGCCTTTGATTTACGAGGTCACGGACACTCGCCAGGACAAAGGGGACATATTAATAGATGGACTGAATTTCGAGAAGATTTAAGCGCCTTTTTGCAGCAAATTTGGCAGCAAGAACCGAATTGCCCTTGTTTTGTCTGGGGGCATAGCTTGGGAGGTGCGATTGTTTTGGATTATGCTTTGCGATCGCCGCAGGGATTGCGGGGTGCGATCGTCACTGCACCAGCCTTGGGAAAAGTTGGAGTCTCGCGCCTCAAACTGGCGATCGGGCGAGTCTTTTCCCGCGTCTATCCACGCTTGAGTCTTAAGGTTGGCTTGAATCATAATGCTAGTTCGCGCAATCCGAGTATTATTTCTGCCTATAGTCAAGACCCCTTACGTCACGAATACGGTAGTGCCAGACTTGCAACAGAATTCTTTGCTGCCGTGGATTGGATCGAAAATCATGCTTCTGAGCTGCAAATTCCTTTACTGCTGCTACATGGCAGTGCAGACCAAGTGACTCATCCTGAAAGTAGTTGGCTGTTCTGCGAACGGGTCACTTATCCCGACAAGAAATGCTACGAGTATCCTGGCAGTTATCACGATCTTTATGCCGATACAAATTATCAAGAAGTACTTGTAGACATCGGCAAGTGGTTGGAGCAGCATTTGCAAGAAATGGATGACAGTCAAGCAGCGTGA
- a CDS encoding pyridoxal phosphate-dependent aminotransferase produces MNFAERMSRLGTESAFEVLAKAQRLEAQGRNVIHLEIGQPDFQTPMNICQAAFQAMKDGYTGYAPAAGLPQLRQAIAQYVAQTRGVEVHPDEVVVTPGAKPIIFFTILALVNAGDEVVYPDPGFPVYESVINFVGGKAIPLALREEVGFRFRIEDLEQAISPRTQLLILNSPQNPTGGVLQLEDLEAIANLAERHNFYILSDEIYSRILYEQTHHSIMSLPGMKERTILLDGYSKTYAMTGWRLGYGVAPQLLAQKLEQLTINSNSCTCSFTQIAGIEALTGTQEFVEQMVDEFKQRRDFIVDGLNAIAGIQCVKPTGAFYVFPNVKQLSLSCDALADYLLAEAGVAVLSGSAFGKFGEGYLRLSYANSLENIREALDRIQTAIARLK; encoded by the coding sequence ATGAATTTTGCCGAACGAATGAGCCGCCTGGGGACGGAATCTGCTTTTGAAGTCCTTGCCAAAGCACAACGGTTGGAAGCTCAAGGACGTAACGTAATTCATTTAGAAATCGGACAGCCAGACTTCCAGACACCGATGAATATCTGTCAGGCTGCATTTCAAGCCATGAAAGATGGTTACACTGGATATGCTCCGGCGGCGGGATTACCTCAGTTGCGACAGGCGATCGCTCAATATGTGGCGCAGACAAGAGGCGTTGAGGTGCATCCCGATGAAGTCGTGGTGACACCAGGTGCTAAGCCGATAATTTTTTTCACTATTCTGGCGCTGGTGAACGCAGGCGATGAGGTAGTCTATCCCGATCCAGGTTTTCCCGTTTACGAATCAGTTATTAACTTCGTCGGAGGAAAGGCAATTCCCCTAGCTTTACGCGAAGAGGTTGGCTTTCGCTTTCGGATTGAAGACTTAGAACAAGCAATTTCTCCCCGCACGCAACTATTAATTCTCAATTCTCCCCAAAATCCTACTGGAGGCGTGCTGCAACTTGAAGATTTAGAGGCGATCGCCAATTTAGCAGAACGACATAATTTTTATATCCTCTCGGACGAAATCTACTCGCGCATCCTTTACGAACAAACACACCACAGCATTATGAGTTTGCCTGGGATGAAAGAGCGGACGATTCTGCTAGATGGTTATTCTAAAACTTACGCGATGACGGGGTGGCGCTTAGGTTATGGTGTGGCTCCCCAACTATTAGCTCAAAAGCTGGAGCAATTGACGATCAATTCTAATTCCTGCACCTGTTCGTTTACTCAAATTGCTGGGATTGAAGCACTGACAGGGACGCAAGAGTTTGTGGAACAGATGGTGGACGAATTCAAACAGCGAAGAGATTTTATTGTCGATGGTTTGAATGCGATCGCGGGTATTCAGTGCGTTAAACCTACAGGAGCATTCTACGTATTTCCTAATGTCAAACAACTTTCCCTCAGCTGTGATGCACTCGCAGATTACTTACTAGCAGAAGCCGGAGTTGCCGTACTTTCTGGTTCTGCTTTTGGTAAGTTTGGTGAGGGATATTTAAGGTTATCCTACGCTAACTCATTGGAAAATATTCGCGAAGCGCTCGACCGCATTCAAACTGCGATCGCTCGGCTCAAATGA
- a CDS encoding 3-hydroxyacyl-CoA dehydrogenase/enoyl-CoA hydratase family protein gives MFKPFRTAAVLGAGVMGSQIAAHLANAGLTVHLLDIPGKGSNKNELVETSFKKALKLSPPIFFTEKTARRVILGNFDEHFYSVAAVDWVIEAVVENLDIKQKLMERLESVIRSDTIVSTNTSGLPIHAVAQGRSESFRQRFLGSHFFNPPRYLKLLEVIPTTDTDPQVLERMKWFGELHLGKGVVVAKDTPNFIANRIGMYVTMLGLQALTQGYTIEEIDTLTGTIAGRPKSATFRTADLVGLDTLMYVASNLYPAIPHDESREVFRVPELLRKLVETGTLGAKTGQGFYKKQDRQILSLNPETLAYEPAKPLNLGNIEAIGKIPDLGDRLRALYRDRGRAGAFFRESILKTLSYSACRIPEIADNSDDIDKAMRWGFGWELGPFAIWDVLGFETVLADMKAAGIPVPEWVMQGAGSREQGVGDQIPITNYQLPLTPLWQNPEAALLDMGDGVVLYEFRSKGNTLSLQVVDGLAEVLDLLENDYRGLVIGNSSAHFSGGANLAEIAMMAQSGNFEAIADLIVKFQTLLQRIHYFPKPIVAAIQGRVLGGGCELVMACPQVVAAAETYIGLVELSVGLIPGAGGIMRSVTWAADRAATEAPHHIQPFLRQVFETIGMAKVSNSALEAQELGFLPPTARILMNGDRRLEVAKEEVLCSDRVGYASPPERNAIMVLGRPGRAMLDYAADTLYRGGFISEYDRYLANRLAYVMAGGELSAPALVDENYLLQLEREAFLPLLSQPKTQERIAHTLKHKKPLRN, from the coding sequence ATGTTTAAGCCGTTCCGAACCGCTGCCGTTCTTGGTGCGGGAGTGATGGGAAGCCAGATTGCCGCTCACCTCGCCAATGCGGGTTTAACCGTACATTTATTAGATATTCCTGGCAAGGGGAGCAATAAAAACGAATTAGTTGAAACATCATTTAAAAAAGCCCTGAAGCTATCTCCACCTATATTTTTTACAGAAAAGACAGCCCGTCGCGTCATTTTGGGTAATTTTGATGAGCATTTTTACTCAGTTGCCGCAGTTGATTGGGTCATTGAAGCAGTGGTAGAAAATCTAGATATTAAGCAAAAGCTGATGGAACGCCTAGAGAGCGTAATTCGCTCGGATACAATCGTATCCACCAATACCAGCGGTTTACCAATCCACGCGGTCGCCCAAGGACGTTCTGAATCCTTTCGTCAAAGGTTTTTAGGTAGCCATTTTTTCAATCCACCCCGCTATCTCAAGCTACTCGAAGTTATTCCGACAACTGACACCGATCCACAAGTACTAGAAAGAATGAAGTGGTTCGGAGAGCTGCATTTAGGTAAAGGGGTCGTAGTCGCAAAGGATACTCCTAACTTTATCGCCAACCGAATTGGAATGTACGTCACCATGCTTGGTTTGCAGGCGTTAACGCAGGGATACACGATTGAGGAAATCGATACTCTAACGGGAACAATTGCAGGTAGACCAAAATCAGCCACATTCCGCACGGCGGATTTAGTCGGACTTGATACGCTGATGTACGTCGCTAGTAACCTCTATCCAGCTATTCCTCACGATGAAAGCAGAGAAGTCTTTCGCGTGCCGGAACTGTTACGCAAACTCGTAGAGACGGGGACGCTAGGAGCGAAAACGGGTCAAGGCTTTTACAAAAAGCAAGACCGACAAATTCTGTCATTAAATCCAGAAACACTCGCTTACGAACCAGCTAAGCCTTTAAACTTGGGCAATATTGAGGCGATTGGTAAGATTCCCGATTTAGGCGATCGCCTGCGGGCATTGTATCGCGATCGCGGTCGTGCAGGTGCTTTCTTCCGCGAGTCTATCCTTAAAACCTTGAGTTATAGTGCTTGCCGCATTCCCGAAATTGCCGACAATTCTGACGACATTGACAAAGCAATGCGATGGGGATTTGGCTGGGAACTCGGTCCTTTTGCAATTTGGGATGTATTGGGATTTGAAACCGTACTGGCAGATATGAAAGCTGCTGGAATTCCCGTGCCGGAATGGGTGATGCAGGGAGCAGGGAGCAGGGAGCAGGGAGTGGGGGATCAAATACCAATTACCAATTACCAACTACCTCTAACACCACTATGGCAAAATCCCGAAGCAGCATTGCTAGACATGGGTGACGGGGTGGTTTTGTATGAGTTTCGCTCGAAGGGTAACACTTTGAGTTTGCAGGTGGTTGACGGTTTAGCTGAGGTGCTGGATCTGCTAGAAAACGATTACCGAGGATTGGTCATTGGCAACAGCAGCGCTCATTTCTCAGGTGGGGCAAATCTGGCGGAAATCGCAATGATGGCGCAGTCGGGAAATTTTGAGGCGATCGCCGATCTGATTGTCAAATTTCAAACTCTGCTACAGCGGATTCATTACTTCCCCAAACCAATTGTTGCAGCAATTCAGGGGCGAGTATTGGGTGGCGGTTGCGAGTTAGTCATGGCGTGTCCGCAAGTCGTGGCAGCAGCAGAAACTTATATAGGCTTGGTGGAACTGAGTGTAGGTTTGATTCCTGGGGCTGGTGGCATTATGCGATCGGTGACTTGGGCAGCCGATCGCGCTGCCACAGAAGCGCCCCATCACATCCAACCATTCCTGCGGCAAGTGTTTGAAACAATTGGCATGGCGAAAGTCTCCAATAGTGCTTTGGAAGCACAAGAACTAGGATTCTTACCACCAACAGCCAGGATTTTAATGAATGGCGATCGCCGTTTAGAGGTTGCCAAAGAAGAAGTCTTATGTAGCGATCGCGTAGGTTACGCCTCACCCCCCGAACGCAACGCCATTATGGTGCTAGGTCGTCCAGGGAGAGCAATGTTGGACTATGCTGCCGATACCCTTTACCGAGGCGGCTTCATCAGCGAATACGATCGCTATTTAGCCAACCGTTTAGCCTACGTCATGGCTGGTGGGGAACTTTCTGCACCTGCTTTAGTTGATGAAAACTACTTACTGCAATTAGAACGGGAAGCATTTTTACCCCTACTCAGCCAACCCAAAACCCAAGAGCGGATTGCTCACACGTTGAAACATAAAAAGCCGTTACGAAATTAG